The genomic window AGCTTCTGCACCGGAGGCATCCGCTGCGAGAAGGCCGCCATCCTGATGCGCGAAGAAGGCGTGGCCGACGTGCTTCAACTCGAAGGCGGCATCCTCAAATACTTCGAGACGGTGGGCGGCGCGCACTACCGCGGCGACTGCTTCGTCTTCGACGGCCGCCGGGCGCTCGCACCCGACCTGAGCGCGCGCTCGACGCACGCCAGCGCTCGCGCACCCGAAGACCCGGACCTCGCAATCAAGCACTGATCGCGCACCTGCCAGTCTCGGCAGGTAGGCGTCAGGCAGGCTCGGATATTGTCCGCGCCATGCGCATCCTCCTGGTTGAAGACGAACTCGACATGGCCTCTTGGCTGGTCCGCGCGCTGACGCAAAGCGGCTTCGTAGCCGACCACGCGCCCGACGCACGCACGGCAGAGGCCTTCATGGACGGCACCGAATACGACGCCATCGTGCTCGACCTGCAACTGCCCGACAAGCACGGCATGAGCGTGCTGGCCGACATGCGGGACGCCGACAACCGCACGCCGGTGTTGATCCTGACCGCGCAAGGCGCGTTGCAAGACCGTGTGCGCGGCCTCAACCTCGGCGCCGACGACTTTCTGACGAAGCCCTTCGAGGTCGCCGAACTGGAGGCGCGCCTTGCGGCATTGGTCCGACGCAGTCGCGGACGACAACACCCGCGCATGCAATGTGCCTCGCTGTCGTACGACGGCGAGAGCCATGCCTTCTCGCTGCGCGGCACGTTGCTGCCGCTGACGCCGCGCGAACAGGCCGCGCTCACCGCCCTCTTGATGCGCACGGGCGCGCCGGTGAGCAAGTCGAACCTGTTCGGCAAGGTGTTCACCAACGACAGCACCGCGGGGCCCGACGCCATCGAGGTCGTGCTGCACCGGCTGCGGCGCAAGCTCGAGGGCAGCGACGTTCGCATCGTCACCGTGCGCGGGCTGGGTTACATGCTCGAAAGCACCGGCGATGCCGTGGTCGATGCCGATGTCTCCAACGCGCGCTGACAAGAACACCGAGCCGCGTCGCTTCGGCATTCGGGCGCGGCTGCTCGCGTTGCTGCTGCCGGGCATCGTCGCGCTGCTCGCGCTCGACAGCTGGAACGACTATCACGCCCTTTCGGAAACCGTCGCCAACGCCTACGACCAGAGCCTGCTGGAACCGGTCAAGGCGCTCGGCAACAGCATCGTCGTGCGGCCAGACGGCAAGGTGCAGGTGCATGAAGCCTTCTCGGTCGAAGCGATGTTCGCGGCGACCAGTGCGCGCTACAAGCATCTGCATGTAGGCATCACGCCCGTGGGCACAGACGGGCCGGAGACCACGCTCATGGGCGTACCCGACTTGCCTCCGCCGCCGGTCGCGCCGCCTGAGCAAAGCGTAGGCAAGCCGGTCTTCTACGACGCCTGGTACCAGGGGCGACCGGTGCGCATCGCGGCGCTGCGGCAGACCGTGTACGACACCCGCAGCACTCACGACATCCAAGGCGCCGGCGACACCAGCAGCAACGCCGCATGGCAGGTACTGATCCAGGCCGCCGAAAGCACTGGTCCGCGCACGCGTGCGGTCAACGAGTCGCTACAACAGGAACTGTGGCGCGATGCCCGGATGCTGCTGGTGGTCACGCTACTCGTCTGGCTAGGCGTCGCATGGACGCTGCGCCCGCTCGAAAGGTTGCGGGCCTCACTGCGCGAGCGTCAGCCCGACGACTTGAAACCGCTCGACCCGACCGGCATACCGCAGGAGGTGATGCCGCTGGTCGACGCCGTCAACCACCACATCGAAAGCCACCGCACGATGGTGGCCGAGCATTCGCAGTTCCTTGCAGACGCATCGCATCAACTGCGCACGCCGCTCGCGATCCTGTCGATCCAGGCCGGCTATGCAGTGCGTGAAACCGACCCCGAGCGCATGCGCGAATCGCTGCGGGCCATCGTGACGCAACTGGCGCGCACGCGTCGGCTCAGCGAGCAATTGCTGGCATTGGCACATGCGACGCACCAGGACAACGCGGGTGGCGCGCCTGCGCTCGTCGACCTCAACGCCGTGGCGCGCGCCGTGGTGCTTCAGTACCTGCCGCTCGCGCGGGAAAACGATCAGGATCTGGGCTGGATCGATGCGCGTGGCGACCTCCCCTTCGAGCGCACGGATGAAGCCGCAGCGGGCGATGCAGACGGCGAACCCACGCGGCCGGTGCTGCCCGTGCATGCGAACGAAGCCGAACTCCACGAGGTGCTGTCGAACCTCGTGCACAACGCCATCAAGTACACGCCGCGCGGCGGCAGCATCACCGTGTCCGTACGGCGCGATGCGCGCTATGCGCTGGCTGAGGTCTGCGACAGCGGACCGGGCATCAGTGCAGATCGGCGTGCCAGCGTGTTCCAGCGCTTTCAGCGAGACGCGTCGAGCGATGCGCGCGCCACGCAGGGCGCAGGCCTCGGGCTCACCATCGCGCGCAGCTACGCGCGCCGCAACCACGGCGACATCGAACTGGCGGATGCCGGAAGTGCGGACGGTGCGAGCGGGCCTGCCAGCACAGCGGGTGCGGGGCTCCGTGCGACCCTTCGTTTACCCTTAGCGAACCTTAAGTGATTACACGTATTTTGGGCGTCGACCGGGCTGCAGAGAGCCCATCGAAAGCCGATTGAAAGGCTCCATTTCTAGACTGCCTGCTCCAATCGAAGGAGACATATGCAAGAGCAGCAAGCCGGTGCGCCCGGGGCGACATCGCCCCTCAAGGCCCGGTTCAAGAAGGATTATTACGGCGGCGCGCTGATGGTGCTGGTCGGCGTCGCGGCCGCAGTCGCCGGCGTCGACTACCGCGTCGGCCAACTCGCGCGCATGGGGCCGGGCTTCTTCCCGGTCGCGTTGGGCTCGTTGCTTGCGCTGGTCGGCGTCATGATCGCTGCGTCCGCGCGCAACCCGAAGCCATCCGCAGAACCTGCCGTGTCGCACGGCCATCCCGGCGGCATGCCGGACATTCGCGGTGGTGTCTGCATCGTGCTGGCCATCCTGGCCTTCCTGCTGCTGGGCGTGTACGGCGGCCTGCTGCCGGCGACCTTTGCCATCGTCTTCATCTCGGCACTGGGCGACCGCGACAACACGCTGATCGAAGCCGGACTGCTGTCGCTCGCCATGTCGGCCATCGCCGTCGTGGTGTTCTGGTGGGCGCTGCAACTGCAGCTGCCGCTCTTCCAGTGGGGCGGCTGACACCATGATCTCGCAATCGCTTCATGACCTTTGGTTCGGCTTCGGCGTGGCCTTTCAGGGCACCAACCTGCTGTGGTCCTTCTTTGGCGTGCTGGTCGGCAATTTGATCGGCGTGCTGCCGGGCATGGGTGCGCTCCAAGCCATCTCGATCCTGCTGCCGCTCACCTACGTGATGCATCCGGTGCCCGCCATCCTGATGCTGGCCGGTATCTTCTACGGCTCGCAGTACGGCGGCGCCATCGGTGCCATCCTGCTGAACATGCCCTCGCATCCGCCGCATGCGGTGACCTGTCTCGACGGGTACCCGATGACCAAGCAGGGCAAGGGCGGGGTCGCGCTGGGCATCACGATGATCGCCTCGTTCTTCGCGGCATCGGTCGGCATCATCGTCATGATCTTTGCGTCGCCGTTGCTGGTGCAGATCGCCTTCAAGTTCGGCCCGACCGAGATCTTCTCGATCATGTTGCTGGGTTTGCTGGCAGGCTCGACCATGTCGCGCGGCTCGCCGCTCAAGGGCGTGGCGATGACGCTGTTCGGCCTGTTGTGCGGCGTGGTCGGCACCGACGTCAACAGCGGCAGCTTTCGCTTTGCCTTCGGCCTGCCGGAGTTGAGCGACGGCCTCGAGCTCACCGCCATTTCGATGGGCCTGTTCGGCGTGGCCGACTTCCTGCTCAACGTGAACCGCATGAAAGCCGTCGGCAGCAGCGCCAAGCTCACCCTGGCCGACATGCGTCCGAGCAAAGCCGAGCTGAAGCGTGCCTTCCCAGCAATAATTCGGGGCACTATCGTCGGCACCGTGTTCGGTGCGATGCCGGGCACCGGCCCGACCATCACGACCTTCATCGCGTACGCGCTGGAACGCAAGGTTTCGAAGACGCCGCACAAGTTCGGCACCGGCATGATCGAAGGCGTGGCGGGCCCCGAAGCGTCGGCGCACTCCAAGACGCAGGTCGACTTCATCCCCACCATGAGCCTTGGCATTCCGGGCGACGCGGTGATGGCACTGATCCTCGGCGCGCTGCTGATTCAGGGCATCCAGCCCGGCCCGCAACTGATCACCGAGCATCCGGACATCTTCTGGGGCCTGATCGCCAGCTTCTGGATCGGCAACGTCATTTTGGTGGTGCTCAACGTGCCGCTCATCGGCGTCTGGGTCAAGCTCTTGCGCGTGCCCTACAAGTACCTGTTCCCGGCTGCGATGTTCTTCATCGCGGTGGGTGTCTACAGCACGCAGAACAGCTTGTTTCAGATCTGGGAAGTGCTGGCCTTCGGCCTGATCGGCGCCTTGCTGATGTCACTTGATTTTTCGGTCGCACCGATTCTTCTGGGTTTCGTCCTCGGGCCGATGGTCGAAGAGAATTTTCGCCGTGCGCTGTTGCTTTCGCGCGGGGACATGACGGTGTTCGTGACACGGCCGATCAGCGGCACCTTCATCGGTTTGTGCGTGCTGCTGTTGGCCGGCGTGCTCTTCTCGGCATGGCGCAGCCGCCATGGTGAGACGCCGGTGCCGGGTCTCGACCTGCCCCAGCCACCGATCGACGCCACCCCGGCGGTCAACGAGTAAGCAACGAACGATCGGCCCTGCGGGGTCGATCCGAGCCGACGATCAAACCGGCGTGCTTTTAACGTCCGGCTCCTGGGCCCCGAACGGGTGCCCCGGCAGCGGAATGAACTCCGTCTCCCCTGGCACATGGCCCATGCGCTGGGCGGACCAGTCGGCGCCGGCCTGCAGGATTCGCTCCTTGCGGCTCGAGACGAAATTCCAGGTGATGTAGCGCGGCCCATCGAGCGGCTCGCCGCCGATCACCACGAGTTGCACATCGGCCGATGCGTGCAGCATGGCTCCCGCACCTTCCTGAAGAAACGCCATCGTGTGCGCTGGCACGTGCGTGCCATCGACCGACACATCGCCGTCGACCGCATACACAGCGAGCTCGGGTGCCAGCGCCGGCAGTACGAAACTCGCGCCGGCCTTCAACTGCACATCGAGGTAGACGGTCGGCGCATACGTCTTCACAGGCGACGTCTCGCCGAACGCGCTGCCGACGAGCACGCGCACCTTGGCGCCCTGCTCTTCGCACGATGGGATGTCCGCTGCAGCCGTATGCGCGAAATTGGGCTCGGCCTCTTCATGCGCCAGCGGCAGGGCGGCCCATAGCTGCAAGCCGTGGTTGACGTAGGTGTCGCTCTTCCGTTGATCCGGCTTGCGCTCGGAGTGCACGATGCCGCGACCCGACGTCATCCAGTTGATGGCGCCGGGGCGAATTTCCTGCGTATTGCCGAGGCTGTCGCGATGCATCATCGCGCCCTCGAAAAGATAGGTGACCGTGGCCAGGCCGATGTGCGGATGCGGCCGCACATCGTGCTCGCTGCCCGGTGTTTCGGTGGCAGGGCCGAAGTGATCGAAGAACACGAAAGGCCCGACCGATCGGCGCTTGGCCGAGGGCAAAAGGCGGCGAACTTTAAAGCCGCCGCCGAGGTCTTTGTCGGCCGGTGTCAGCAGTTGAGGTGCAGTCATGGCCGACATGTTGCATCAGGCTTTTGCAGAAGCCCAGCGTGCGCTGGCCTTGGCCACGCGCTCGCCGAAAAGGCGTGCGGTGTCGAGGTCGCCCTGCTGCATTTCGGCCGGCGACGAATCCGATGGCGACTGCGCCATGGCGCCGCTGAAAGAACCGACGTAGTTGACATCGTTGCGTTGCGCCGCCTTGCTGTTGCTCGGCATGATGGCCGTGCCGACCCAGAGACCGCCCTGCTGCATTGCCAGCGTGAAAAGGTAATGCAGCGTCGAGAGCTTGTCGCCGTTCATGGTGGCGCTGTTGGTGAAGCCGGCGAACATCTTGTCTTTCCAGGCTTGCGAGAACCATGGCTTGGACGAGGCGTCCGCGAACTTCTTGAACTGCCAGCTCACACTGCCCATGTAGGTCGGCGAGCCCATGACGATGGCATCGGCTGCTGCCAGGGTCTCCCAGCCGCCTTCAGGCAAGTTGCCGTCGGCATCGATCTGCACCAGCTCGGCGCCGGCGCCTTCCGCAACGGCTTGCGCCATGCGCAGGGTATGGCCGTAGCCGGAATGAAAAACGACTGCGATCTTGGACATGTTGATTTTTTCGGAGATTGAGGTGTTGGGTGGAGTGGATGCAGCGACTCAGCGCTTGTCGATGCTCAAACGGCCGGCACCGAAAGCAGCGAGCGCGAGCAGGCCGCCGGCAATGGCAATGTTCTTGTCGAAGTTGATCT from Variovorax sp. PAMC28562 includes these protein-coding regions:
- a CDS encoding response regulator gives rise to the protein MRILLVEDELDMASWLVRALTQSGFVADHAPDARTAEAFMDGTEYDAIVLDLQLPDKHGMSVLADMRDADNRTPVLILTAQGALQDRVRGLNLGADDFLTKPFEVAELEARLAALVRRSRGRQHPRMQCASLSYDGESHAFSLRGTLLPLTPREQAALTALLMRTGAPVSKSNLFGKVFTNDSTAGPDAIEVVLHRLRRKLEGSDVRIVTVRGLGYMLESTGDAVVDADVSNAR
- a CDS encoding sensor histidine kinase, yielding MPMSPTRADKNTEPRRFGIRARLLALLLPGIVALLALDSWNDYHALSETVANAYDQSLLEPVKALGNSIVVRPDGKVQVHEAFSVEAMFAATSARYKHLHVGITPVGTDGPETTLMGVPDLPPPPVAPPEQSVGKPVFYDAWYQGRPVRIAALRQTVYDTRSTHDIQGAGDTSSNAAWQVLIQAAESTGPRTRAVNESLQQELWRDARMLLVVTLLVWLGVAWTLRPLERLRASLRERQPDDLKPLDPTGIPQEVMPLVDAVNHHIESHRTMVAEHSQFLADASHQLRTPLAILSIQAGYAVRETDPERMRESLRAIVTQLARTRRLSEQLLALAHATHQDNAGGAPALVDLNAVARAVVLQYLPLARENDQDLGWIDARGDLPFERTDEAAAGDADGEPTRPVLPVHANEAELHEVLSNLVHNAIKYTPRGGSITVSVRRDARYALAEVCDSGPGISADRRASVFQRFQRDASSDARATQGAGLGLTIARSYARRNHGDIELADAGSADGASGPASTAGAGLRATLRLPLANLK
- a CDS encoding tripartite tricarboxylate transporter TctB family protein; the protein is MQEQQAGAPGATSPLKARFKKDYYGGALMVLVGVAAAVAGVDYRVGQLARMGPGFFPVALGSLLALVGVMIAASARNPKPSAEPAVSHGHPGGMPDIRGGVCIVLAILAFLLLGVYGGLLPATFAIVFISALGDRDNTLIEAGLLSLAMSAIAVVVFWWALQLQLPLFQWGG
- a CDS encoding tripartite tricarboxylate transporter permease produces the protein MISQSLHDLWFGFGVAFQGTNLLWSFFGVLVGNLIGVLPGMGALQAISILLPLTYVMHPVPAILMLAGIFYGSQYGGAIGAILLNMPSHPPHAVTCLDGYPMTKQGKGGVALGITMIASFFAASVGIIVMIFASPLLVQIAFKFGPTEIFSIMLLGLLAGSTMSRGSPLKGVAMTLFGLLCGVVGTDVNSGSFRFAFGLPELSDGLELTAISMGLFGVADFLLNVNRMKAVGSSAKLTLADMRPSKAELKRAFPAIIRGTIVGTVFGAMPGTGPTITTFIAYALERKVSKTPHKFGTGMIEGVAGPEASAHSKTQVDFIPTMSLGIPGDAVMALILGALLIQGIQPGPQLITEHPDIFWGLIASFWIGNVILVVLNVPLIGVWVKLLRVPYKYLFPAAMFFIAVGVYSTQNSLFQIWEVLAFGLIGALLMSLDFSVAPILLGFVLGPMVEENFRRALLLSRGDMTVFVTRPISGTFIGLCVLLLAGVLFSAWRSRHGETPVPGLDLPQPPIDATPAVNE
- a CDS encoding pirin family protein yields the protein MTAPQLLTPADKDLGGGFKVRRLLPSAKRRSVGPFVFFDHFGPATETPGSEHDVRPHPHIGLATVTYLFEGAMMHRDSLGNTQEIRPGAINWMTSGRGIVHSERKPDQRKSDTYVNHGLQLWAALPLAHEEAEPNFAHTAAADIPSCEEQGAKVRVLVGSAFGETSPVKTYAPTVYLDVQLKAGASFVLPALAPELAVYAVDGDVSVDGTHVPAHTMAFLQEGAGAMLHASADVQLVVIGGEPLDGPRYITWNFVSSRKERILQAGADWSAQRMGHVPGETEFIPLPGHPFGAQEPDVKSTPV
- a CDS encoding flavodoxin family protein; translation: MSKIAVVFHSGYGHTLRMAQAVAEGAGAELVQIDADGNLPEGGWETLAAADAIVMGSPTYMGSVSWQFKKFADASSKPWFSQAWKDKMFAGFTNSATMNGDKLSTLHYLFTLAMQQGGLWVGTAIMPSNSKAAQRNDVNYVGSFSGAMAQSPSDSSPAEMQQGDLDTARLFGERVAKASARWASAKA